A window of the bacterium genome harbors these coding sequences:
- the purD gene encoding phosphoribosylamine--glycine ligase, with translation MRLLIIGNGGRECAIANTLMLSKQVERVYTTEINYGVYDPHIVSGFGQVLEGKYSARVRCVHLQPDQKEELVNAIQREKIDLVVVGPEGPLADGIADYLEKNEIRVIGPVKKSAKLESSKSFAKKFMKKYDIPTAEFRYFAANEFDKALEYGASLPFPVAVKADGLCAGKGVFVCGSKRELRSALDNLMNKQIFGTEGSRVIVEEGLSGKEISFIGLFDGETYLPFPAATDYKRQLDGDKGPNTGGMGAIAPSPFATKEVLDDFNGNILPKFIEGMKTEELEYCGFIYFGCMLTQDGLKVLEFNVRMGDPEAQAILPLIRSDLSALLELCANRRLVRARPIWSNESVVTVVLATEKYPTGKSAPVPIGGLEKIPALNQRIGVKPEGEEDTVLYMHPFRMPPVSVFMSGVTLGEPTKEHEKLGHQPLYASGGRVMAISARAASLSAARKLAYDAVGNVKFKGMQFRKDIAKLR, from the coding sequence ATGAGATTACTGATAATTGGCAACGGCGGGCGCGAATGCGCAATCGCAAACACGTTGATGTTGTCCAAGCAGGTTGAGCGCGTATACACGACCGAAATAAACTATGGCGTGTACGACCCGCATATCGTGAGCGGATTCGGCCAAGTGCTGGAGGGCAAATACAGCGCGCGTGTAAGGTGCGTCCACCTTCAGCCGGACCAGAAAGAAGAACTTGTCAACGCGATTCAGCGAGAGAAAATCGACCTCGTGGTTGTCGGGCCGGAAGGCCCGCTGGCCGATGGTATCGCTGATTATTTGGAGAAAAACGAAATCAGGGTGATCGGCCCGGTCAAAAAATCGGCCAAGCTGGAATCGTCCAAGTCCTTCGCAAAAAAGTTTATGAAGAAGTACGATATCCCGACGGCGGAATTCCGCTATTTCGCCGCGAACGAATTTGACAAAGCTCTGGAGTACGGCGCATCGCTACCTTTCCCCGTTGCGGTGAAGGCGGATGGATTGTGCGCCGGCAAGGGGGTCTTCGTATGCGGGAGCAAGCGCGAGCTTAGATCCGCACTTGACAATCTGATGAACAAGCAGATTTTTGGAACGGAAGGTTCGCGCGTGATTGTCGAAGAGGGATTGTCCGGCAAGGAAATCAGCTTCATCGGCCTTTTCGACGGCGAAACCTACCTGCCGTTTCCGGCCGCGACAGACTACAAGCGCCAGCTCGACGGGGACAAGGGGCCGAACACCGGAGGGATGGGCGCCATAGCTCCATCCCCTTTCGCCACAAAAGAAGTCTTGGACGATTTCAACGGCAATATTCTGCCGAAGTTCATCGAGGGAATGAAAACGGAGGAACTGGAATACTGCGGATTCATTTATTTCGGCTGTATGCTTACCCAGGATGGACTAAAGGTGCTCGAATTTAACGTGAGAATGGGCGACCCTGAAGCTCAGGCCATTCTTCCACTCATAAGAAGCGATTTGTCCGCCCTTTTGGAGCTGTGCGCGAACCGCAGATTGGTGCGGGCAAGGCCTATATGGAGCAACGAGAGCGTTGTCACCGTCGTTCTCGCGACCGAAAAATATCCGACGGGCAAGAGTGCGCCGGTTCCAATCGGCGGCTTGGAGAAGATTCCGGCACTCAATCAGCGCATCGGCGTGAAACCGGAAGGCGAGGAGGATACGGTGCTCTATATGCATCCATTCCGCATGCCGCCAGTGAGCGTGTTCATGTCGGGCGTGACCTTGGGAGAGCCCACGAAGGAACACGAGAAGCTTGGACACCAGCCGCTTTACGCATCGGGCGGCCGGGTCATGGCGATAAGCGCGCGCGCCGCATCGCTCTCCGCCGCGAGAAAGCTTGCATACGACGCGGTAGGCAACGTAAAATTCAAAGGCATGCAGTTTCGCAAGGATATCGCCAAACTGCGCTAG
- the dnaB gene encoding replicative DNA helicase, with protein sequence MTRVRESVFEGRIPPQNPDIEQAVLGAIMLDPDIFPAVREIIGPDSFYLDQHGIIFEACVSLYERGLKSDLPATLDELKRKGLLEKVGGAGYVASLLSAAPTAAHAEHHAYLVQEQYTLRALIRTCTEIIESAFGQQDSPEEILDQAEKAILEISKFGKAKGYSELGGVFDKLIEKITSIHDFRLERPGEPYYAGVRSNFPDIDELLRGFHPGSLNIIAARPGVGKTSLALNIGLNVAANNPQGLPVLLFSLEMPNEMLALRMVASESKLPIGRIESAELADNEWQMLSQSIRNISRSRILMNDSSALTVRQVANTARRVVSKYGGIALVIVDYLQLMYSGIKTENRVQEVSAISRGLKNLALDLRVPILACSQLSRQVESRKEQRPMLHDLRESGSIEQDADVVMFLSHWIPQGEEESAPAINAPDYAQKIKRRLTTKKHTDNMLCSIAKNRNGPVGDCPLLFMREYCKFVPSTWDYFLSADRGGRKSGGKS encoded by the coding sequence GATTATGCTGGATCCGGACATTTTCCCAGCCGTGAGGGAAATAATCGGGCCGGACAGTTTCTATCTTGACCAGCATGGAATAATTTTTGAAGCTTGCGTTTCGTTGTACGAACGCGGTTTAAAAAGCGACCTGCCCGCGACGCTTGACGAGCTTAAGCGCAAGGGGCTCCTCGAAAAAGTCGGGGGTGCGGGATACGTCGCGTCGCTTCTTTCCGCCGCGCCTACCGCCGCCCACGCGGAACACCATGCCTACCTCGTGCAGGAGCAGTACACTCTGCGCGCCCTCATCCGTACGTGCACGGAAATCATCGAAAGCGCGTTTGGACAGCAGGATTCGCCGGAGGAAATACTTGACCAGGCGGAGAAGGCGATACTGGAAATATCAAAGTTCGGAAAAGCGAAAGGCTACTCGGAGCTTGGAGGCGTGTTCGACAAGCTTATCGAGAAAATCACTAGCATTCACGACTTTCGCTTGGAAAGGCCGGGCGAGCCTTATTACGCCGGGGTACGCTCAAACTTTCCGGACATTGACGAACTGCTTCGCGGATTTCATCCCGGCAGCTTGAACATAATAGCGGCAAGGCCGGGCGTGGGTAAAACCAGTCTCGCCCTGAACATCGGGCTTAACGTTGCGGCGAATAATCCTCAGGGCTTGCCGGTGCTTTTGTTCAGCTTGGAAATGCCGAACGAAATGCTCGCTCTAAGGATGGTGGCGTCCGAATCCAAGCTGCCCATCGGGAGAATTGAAAGCGCCGAGCTGGCGGACAACGAGTGGCAAATGCTTTCGCAGAGCATCCGTAACATTTCGCGAAGCAGAATTTTGATGAACGATTCGAGCGCCTTGACGGTCCGCCAGGTGGCGAATACGGCGCGCCGCGTTGTCAGCAAATACGGCGGGATAGCGCTGGTAATCGTGGATTACCTTCAATTGATGTACAGCGGTATCAAAACCGAAAATCGCGTCCAGGAAGTAAGCGCCATATCGCGCGGCCTCAAAAACCTCGCACTGGACTTGCGCGTGCCGATACTGGCGTGCAGCCAGCTTTCCCGCCAGGTGGAATCGCGCAAGGAGCAGCGGCCGATGCTGCACGATTTGCGCGAATCCGGTTCGATAGAGCAGGACGCGGACGTCGTGATGTTCCTTTCGCACTGGATACCGCAGGGCGAGGAAGAATCCGCGCCCGCAATCAACGCGCCGGACTACGCACAGAAAATCAAGCGCAGGCTGACGACCAAAAAGCACACCGACAACATGCTCTGCTCCATCGCCAAAAACAGGAACGGTCCGGTGGGCGACTGCCCGCTTCTTTTCATGCGCGAGTACTGTAAATTTGTGCCCAGCACGTGGGATTATTTTCTTTCTGCCGACCGCGGCGGGAGGAAATCGGGAGGCAAATCATGA